The Rufibacter sp. DG15C region GGAACGTTAAAAATTGATTGAATAAAGCATTTTTAAAGACAAAGTGGAAGCAACAGAAACACTCATAGAAAACTACGGTATCCTAGCCTCTATGTCATGGAACAGCAATAAATGGGCAGGTGACCCAAGCAAGGAAGACTTAGGCCGCTCCAAATACACGTATGTTCAGAATAAACTACATACACATGAGAGTCTGAATTTTGGGCATGAAATCTATCCATCAGAAGAAGATGGTTATTACATAGGCTACACACCTATGCTTAGAAAGCCCCCCGCTTTTGATAAATCAAGTTCAGTCAAAATTATATTCCTTAGCAGTAGTGATTATAAGAACTCTAATAGAAAACTAATCATTGGGTTTTATGGAAACCCTGAGTTTGGCCAGGAATTTCCCCGCTTATCAAAGCATAGGCTATTTAGGAAATATGATGGCGGTAATATAAAAGCACTCCCTGAAGACATTATTTACTTTGACAAACCTTTGGTTATAAGCAATGAAAGTGTTGCAAAGGAAGGTCTGTTACCAGAAGGAAAGCTTATCTCCCAACGAGGGTTCAATTATTTGAACTCTGACAACGTATACACCATACTTTTACAAGCACAGAGCCTGAACCAACAAAATCACAAGCTTAATGCTTATGTAAAAAATTATCCTATAAGGGTTGCTGAAACAAAGGAGCAGGCCACCTCCGAAGACTATTACAATGCTATCTCAGACGCTGATGCAGACACCTTAAAAGGCATATTGGAGCTAGAAAAAAAGATGGCAAAGCAGACCCCTGAGGTAAGACAGAGAATTGCCTCATTTATTGAACGTGGTGCTATTTCATCAAAGGTAAAGAAGCTGACAGGATACAAGTGTCTTATCTGTGATTCACTAAAGGAAAACCCCTATTCATTCAAGAAGCCAAATGGCGACTTCTACATTGAAACACACCATGTCGAGCAGGTTTCCACTTTAAACAAGGGTGTTCTTGGGATAAACAACCTCATCACCGTTTGTGCCAACCACCATAGGCAGCTACATTACGGAGACTCTTTATTAGTAGAACGAACAGCTACCTCGTTCAAATTTAAGATTGATGGGAAAACGATAAAAATTGATGCTATTAAGATACCTTAACCATCTACCCAAAATACTTCACAGCCACTAGCCCCTGTCCTATCATGGGCGTTTTACATCGGTGGCTACCAACCTGCCCAGAAATGGCTTAAAGATAGGAAAGGCCGAGAGCTAAGCTTTGATGATATCCTACACTACCAAAAGATAATCGTTGCTCTTACAAAGACTGGAAGGCTAATGAAGGAGATTGACTTAGTAATGGTAAAATCCGCAGTTACTGTTTAAAGAAACACCACTCCCTATTATATCAAAAATTAATTAATACGATGGAATCAAATATAATTAATGAGGTAAAACGCAGAATAGAGACCTTCAAAGGCTTAGACTTGCTAGAACTTGTCAGTAAAGCCTATCCTGATATGGCAAGCCTGGAATCCAATCTAATATCAAAGTTCACTGTCTCAGATTATTTGAATATCAGTGAGAGAGTCTTTATTCAACTTGAGAAAGAGATAGATTCCCCCGATGCACTGATACTACCTGCCACATTCAGTTCCACGGATATGGGTAATAATAATATCCTCAATATCCTTGACTCACACTTAAGCTATATCCAAAACCTGCAATTTCAAAACAGCGAGAACACCCTGCTTTGGCTTGCGCAGTATCAATTACAGAATGGGTTTTATGGCAAATCCAAATACAAAGTTCACGATGCGAATGCTTTGAAACTAAAAAAAGCCTCAGATGAAATAAGCCTTCAAGCTCAGAAGCTGAAACAGCTAGAAGAAGAACAGAGGAAACTAATCAAACAGCTTAATGACCAGAAAAAAGACTTATCTGATTTCCAAACCCAAAAGCAAAATGAGTTACAGCAGATTACAAGTAACCTAAGTGCAGCGAACACAAATACAAACCAGATACAGCAACTCCTGAATAGTTCTACTCAGGCAAATTCACAAGTCAATTCAATTGCCGAGCAGGTACAGAAGGAAAAACTAAGGGTAGATACCACATCAGACGAACTTAATAAAACATATGACAAGCATAGAGGCGAATTCACTGATTTGATTAGCCGTATGGCAACAAAAGAAAAGGAATTTATTGACCAGTATGTTGATTTTGAGGCTAAGTTAGGCTTCGTGGAAAGCAAGCACAGTTATTTTGAAGACAGGAATACATATCTAGACAATCTCATAGGGCGTGAGGTAGGCGCTTCGCTATTTGAAACCTTCAAGCAACGCAAAACTGAATTGTTCAAACCGTTGGAGTTATGGCGGTACGCTGTAGGGGCAGTGGGATTGTTAGCAGTCCTTGCAATATTCGCAGTGTTTACCAATTTTTTTGGCCTTTCTGGAACATCAAACCCTATTCTAACTTGGGAGGCCATATTTGTAAACACCCTAAAAACACTTCCTTTCTTCTTTCTGCTTTACTATACTATCTCTCAATATAACAAGGAGCGTAATTTCCAGGAAGAGTATGCATTCAAGTCCGCAGTGGCTCTTACTATTAAAGCATATTCTGATGTTTTAAAGGATGATACCAATAAAGATGCTCTGATATTGAAAGCCGTCTACGGTGTATATAGAAGCCCTATCCAGAATGGCTCTAAGCCTTCAAGAGAGGTAAACTCAGCAACAGATATGGTGAAGGAAGTGGTTACCAAAGGAGCGGAGGTTTTCTCTAAGAACTGATTTACTATAGATTTACCCATTTCATGAAAATTCTTCAACCGCACAGAATCAGCACCGAGATTCTAGACATCATATATGAGGCGAAACAATACCTAATCATCGTCTCACCCTACGTCAACTTCAAATACTGGGAGAGCATAGCAAGCGCCCTTAGCAACGCCAACAAGCGTGGGGTACGGATTGATTTTTTCGTTCGCAACGAGCCTGACAACTCCGCTAGTTGGGAGCAGGTAGAGAGCCTAGGCATCATCCCAAGGCTTGTAAGCAACCTGCACGCAAAGTTCTACTTCAACGAGAAGAACGGTGTCATCTCATCCATGAACCTGCTGAGCAGCAGTAATAGCAACTCCATTGAGATAGGGTGCAAGTTGGAAACCATGGAAGAGTTGGACGAGCTTAAAAGGTTCGTCAAGGACTACGTCACCACCAACGAGGTAAAGGAGAAACCCAGTGAAGATGACCTGTACGTCAGCAAGGAGAAGTTCCTGACCGTTCTTGAGAACTACCTTAGCAACGATACCAAGAGCAGGTCAAGCGCCTATTTCAAGAACGGTGCCATACACATCAAAGCTTGCTCTAACAGCATCACCATGACGATGGACAAGGTAAAGAACAAGGTCTACCTTGACGCCATACTGTCCCAGGACGAGGCTGAAATGTACAACAGCGAGCAGTCCAAATACCTGACGCCTGGATATTTTGTCTATCAGTTTAACAAAGGCGGGAACGGCTACCACAATACCGTAGGCGCTTGGTCACAGGCAAGGCTTTCTAACTCCTATCTGGAGAACCTTCGGGTTGAAGAGAAAAAGCAGTTGATTTATGAGATTTCAGAGTTTGTAAAGAATGTCACCAAGCTCAAAGATGCCTGCTATGCGGCTTATAAAGCAAGTAAGGCCAAACCCTCGCTAGAAATCAATCCCATAAAAATTTCATCTGAGGATTAACCTTTACAATCCTGTGGTTATTAACTAATACAATTCAAGGCACCAAACATTGGCATGCCAAGAATCCGCATTTGGTGCATTAAAACTGAGAGCCTATTAATACAAGCCATGCTTGAAAAGTCTTAGTAAACACCTTTGACCCTCCAAGGACCTATTCCATCTAAATCGCTAACAACCTACTACCGAATGAATCCAGACAACACCTTCTCCATTGCCGCAAAGACATGCACCCTGAAGCATAATTCCCAGGAGGGTCACTCCACCATTTTTAACAGCGGTGTAAAATATGTCATCCCAATTTACCAACGGCCATATTCGTGGAAGGAGGAACAGATAGCGAAGTTTTTAGGCGACCTGCTCACCTCCTTCTGGGGAGTTGACGGTAATTCCTCGGAAGAGCCTATGTTCATTGGCACCATGCAATTATCAGCCAACAACGGGTCTGGCAAACAAGACATCATAGACGGTCAGCAAAGGCTTACTACTTTTCTGATTCTGCTTAAAGTTTTGAAATCCGAGTTTCCTGATTGCGGTGAGCTGGCTGATATGGATTTCGACTGGTTATCCACTCAGGTGAGCAAACCTACGCAACAATACTATCTGGATGCATTCATTGCAGCCGACCTAAAAGCGAGCGGTGATTCGCAGAACCCTTATTTCCGCAATGCGATGCTGATGAAGAACATCCTGATGGATGAAAAGACCAATTTCTCCAACATTGACATTGACAAGTTTACAAAGCACCTGTTAAGCAACGTCTACTTTGTGGTCATAGAGACAAGGGCAGGTCTATCCAAAACCCTTCAGATATTCAATGCCATTAACACCACGGGCCTTGACTTGAACGGTGGTGACATCTTCAAAATCAGGATGTATGAGTATCTGACCGACAAAAAGGGCCAGGATGAGTCGGCCTTTGAAAGAATCAACCATCTCTACCATAAGATAGATGATTACAACTCAAAGCTGAACGCAGATATCATCAACATAAACGAAGTGCTGCGCATCTATCAATATATATTGGTAGCAAGGCACGGACTTCCTACAACGCTTTACTACCAGGGCGTAGAAACCTTTTACGAGGGTCTTTTTGACACGGTGTTCAACATTAACCATTGGGACCACTTCAAGAACAACATCTCCACGCTAGAACTATCACTTGAAGACTTAGAGCAGATAATTGACGTTAGGTATGCCTGGGAAAAGCAATGGAGAAGCAAAGAGGGCTTCACTGCTGAGGATGCCTGCGCCATGCACTTCATATGGAGTTCAAGATACACCAGATACTGGAATCTAGTCCTCGTCTATCTTCACAAGTACAGAGGAACTGAAAACGAATCTGACAACCTGTTACTTTTCATAAGGCAGCTAAGCAAGGTTTTCACCATCTACAGCATACGTTACCAAAAAATCAAAAGCGATATCTTCTATGGTTTCATGCACAAGGTTATTGATGCCCTGGTCAACAAGCCCTTCGAGGAAACCATGGCCATCATCAACAGCAAGATTGGCAAGGAGAAAGACCATAACCCAGGTGGCTGGTATGATTTAAACCATTTTCTTTCGGAGAGATTGACAGATAATCCAAGAAGAAAAGGTATCATTTGTAGATTGTCAGCTATGCTTGAGGAAGACTATAAATCAACTCAAAAGGAGCAGATTAACGCTATTAGGAAGAGGCTGTTTGAATCTAAGATTGATATTGAGCATATTCAGTCTTACCATGACAGCAACGGTGAATTGAGACAGGAGATATGGGACGAATGGAAGCATAACATCAATTCACTAGGAAACCTGATGGTGCTGGAGCAGTCCATAAACCGCTCGATTAGCAATAAGCCGTACGAGGTGAAAATTCAAGGGTACCCGACTAGCTCCTTCTCTATTGTAAAAAACCACTCTACTTTATACGGTGAGTGGGGCTTGGATAAGTGCCTTGAGAGAAAGGAAAAGGAGAAAAACAAAATCCTGAACTATCTCTTCAATTAAATATCCAAAAAAGGTTAAACTTCCCGTTAACTGATGGTTCTTCGTAGGTTTAAGGAACGGCCTATAAAAAGTCTTTCATATAGTACATAACTGAGTAATAATATATTAAAAGGTAATCCTTTGGCTAGGTATTATTTCCAATGAATATTAAAAAGGCTCTTAGTCCGATAGGATTGGGAGCCTTTTTAATAAAACCAGGAGCTAATAATCATTTACTAAGGTCTCCCCCTAGCCTTTAGCTTTCAATAAAACTAATAGCTTCTTTATTTTCTGCTTCCTATTAAGTGCGTTATATTCTGCCGAGTCATATACCATGTCTGGTTCAAGTACATGGGCTAAGTTTTTATAATCAAACCTATCCAGTGTATAACTGTGGTTAATATCTTCATTACAAGACCAACTAGAATAAAAGCATAGGTGTGGCTTGCTAAGGCTCCTAGAAATTTCAACTTCTTTTATATAGAAGTTCTTAGACGGCTTTCCGCAGCCACATCTCCCAACGCATTCGCACCAGTAATCTGAATCCTCTGGATATTCAGCAATTGTCACCAAGTCATTCTTCTTTGAAAGCTTGTAGTATAATTCATTTGTAACTTCCTCGGAAGTTCTTCTCTTCTTTTTCATTTTATAATAAGTTAAATACCCTCATTATAGATAAGACTAGAAGAAAGTTTAAATCAGAGAAAAAGAAATTCAACATTTTTATGCCGCCATGTCTAAACACGTAGCAAACTCGCTTTCAGTGACTTGCTCAGCGTCAAGCGATGGTATAATGTTAAATTCCTGGATGAAGTACTTGGTTATGGTGTCCATCACCAATCCTGCGTTATAGTCAAAGGTCAGGATAGAATCATGGATGGTGGATAGAAACACTGAGTTACGCATCAAGGCTTTCGTCACCTTGCCAATTATGATATGCGCCTCGTTAAACTGCATCCTTCTGCTAAGGTCTTTATGACTTGCAATCTTATGGTGCCTTATCACAGCATAGACGTTTGGGAATCTATTTCTAAAGTATGCAGATTCCTTACTTTTATCGGCCCAGCCATTGCTGCAATAAAACAATGTAGCGAACAGCATCTGCTTGAAGGCTGACCTGTTACCCATGTAGTTCATCTCGTCCATCAACTCATTGTACAGTCTTCCTCTGCTGCACAGCGAGATATACTCCTGGACGTCTTTTGGGATGTCGGTGCCGTAGTAATCAACCAGTAGGCTACAGAAGATGAACGGCTGCGAGTTGCGTATGTCTATGTTCACTAACGGTACGTGGGGATGGTTCCTGTGATACAGGAACTGGCGAAGCGACTTAGATAAGTTGGTCACGAAGGTGAAGACTCGGCCTGTTTTTAAATCCTCCGTGAAGCAGAATTCCCTATTCATAATGTTTTGGATGGACACCCTATCAGTGTTATACTTGTCTAGCATGACCTTTTTAAGGTTCTCAGGAATATTCAATAAGAATAGGTCGTACTTGTCTTCGTGCTTCAATGATATGGAGTAGAAATCCGTGTCAGGGTGATTTTCTATACCCACCTTAAATGCCCCATACAAGCCATCTGGCGGCAGCGAATCTATCAGGGTGATAGTGTCTTCGTATTTCTTATTGATGTAATCTAGGGCCTCCTGATGGCGTATCAGGATGTTCTTTAGCTGAGACTTAATGTAGTTTGCTGGCTTGGAGTCGCTCTTATGCTTCATCCTATCAAGCTTGTCAGCGAACACCTCCTTCAGTACCATAATCTGCACCGCCTTCGAACTGTATTCCATGGAGATATCATAGCCTTTGGACTCCTTTCCTTCAATGTAGTGGTTATCGGTGACGATGACGTTCCATTCCAACAAATCATTTAGCACCATCTGGTAATAGTCGCTTCCTAGGACCCTAGCCAACATTCGTGCCTTCAGAGATACAAGCCCATTTCTTTTCGGCTTGGCGAATATCTTCTGCTCTATGATTTTAGACAACACGTAGGCGTATTTGTCTTGGTGGTCAAACTTGTGTTGCGTATTATATTTTGACAGTATTAGTTTCTCTAACTCAACACTCCCTGGAATATATAGCATCCTTTCTTTTTTCTTTTTCTTCATTTTACTAATTATTTTTTCTCATTTATATATCATATGAGAAACCCCCTATTAGTTTTAAAATGAAGTCTGCTATAATAAAATAATTATTTTAAAACCGTTTTGAATACCATCATCCATTACATGTATCCTACCACTGCGTTATGGATACATATATTAGAAGCCAATAATAAGCAATTGAATGGTTTAACTATTTAGTCTTTCTTATTTTTATATATTTAATTAGAGCATTATTATCTTATCCATTTATAACATATTAAATATTAATCTATATATTATTATCTTGTATAAATTTCCCACTAAATATATTAATTATATAAATTCTTATTCTATATCTTACGATTCCAGACCTTGAACATTTAAATAGGTAAAACATCGTATACAGCCAGCAAAAGCATATTTTAAGCCATACCCAAAACACCTAAAATTTCACATAGATTTACCTGTTTCACCTGCGTGAGCGCATGCGAATGCAACAGTACCTTAGAGTGTCAGAGAGCAGGTGGCTTTAGTTATCATATCTACATCATGCCATTAAAGCATTATACTTATTATACTCTGATAAGAAGTATCATAAACTTTTAAAGCAACGAACAAACATATTATTTATCCTTGGTTATGGCCAAATGTACTGTGAACATATTGGTTATGTTGTCCGTTTACTCAGCATAAACTACCTAAAACAATTACAGAATGAGCGTTATTTTCAAGCAAGTCGGAGACAACATATTAGGGTTTGATATAATAGAAGTTATTCAGTTCAATTATGATGGCCAAGGGTCAGCATTAGCCTACGCTGACAATTACACTATAACAGTATCTGAACCTGAATTATCAGAGGTATTACTTAATGACGAATTTTATGAGATGGTAAGGTCATAACTGGCCGAAACCAAAGCTTGTAGTCTGAAAGCTGAATATCAATGAACTAGCAACTCAATACTGCTTTCCCCTTTCGTGACTTTATTGAATCATCCATACCGTTATGGGTAATCCCTTTTTAGGTATGGGATTATTATCAACCATATAAACCATACTAAATTTTTAACACCCTCTAACTGGGCATACTTACCCCACCATTACTTAAATTGCGACAGGGATAACCCATCATAAATCAAGAATACGCTCATCGTGGAAGATTACATTGAAGAAGTAGACATACAGGAGGTAAAGAGAACGTTCGCCATCAGGGAAGACCTGTTTGAGAAGCTTGAACAAGAGGCATACTGGGAACGCACAACACAGAAGGACATACTGAACGAGGCGCTGGCCCAATATTTCGCTGATAAGAGTGTCAAGGCTATTCCATCTACCTACAACAAGCCCAGGCGTGGCCGCAAGCCGCAGTGACTGAAGCAAACCACCAACGGGCAACTGGAAGTGAACAAAATCTATCATGGCGACTGCTTTGACTTCCTACCTCTTATGGAAGATAATTCAGTTGACCTGGTATTAATAGACTTACCGTTCGGAACAACACGTGCCAAGTGGGATATACCTTTAGACCTTGATAAACTTTGGTCTGAGCTAATTAGGGTCACTAAAAGCAATTCAGCCATTCTTATGTTCAGCCAAGCTCCCTATGACAAGGTATTGGCGTCTAGCAACATGAAAATGTTTCGTTATGAAATAATCTGGTCCAAAACTCATGCTACAGGTCACCTAAATGCTATGAAAATGCCAATGAAGAGCCACGAAAACATTCTGGTTTTTTATAAAAAACTACCAGTTTACAATCCACAGAAGACCTATGGTCATAAACTCAAGACGGTAAAAGCCGAGAGTAGGAAGACCGCAGAGACGACCATATATAATAAGCATGACAAGCACATAGACTACGCCTCGACTGAGCGGTATCCTAGGAGCGTGGTGAGGTTCGCATCCGATAGGCAGAAGCTAAGCCTTCACGAGACGCAGAAGCCCATAGACCTCTTAGAATACTTCATAAGGACATACACAAACGAAGGCGCATTGGTACTTGACACATGCTCTGGGTCTGGAAGCTTGGCTGCCGCCTGTATTAACACCAACAGACGGTTCATCTGCATGGAAAAGGACGAGAACTTCCATCGGCTATCTGTAGAGCGGATAGAGCAGATGCCAACCAGTATTCAGAAATAGCCAACAAGAAAGCAAAAGGGAAAGGGTGCCATCAACTAGCACCATTTCCCTTTTTAAAGAAATGGCAAATCTTTTACAATCAAATATTTCTACAGAGTTTACATCAATTACATTATTGGGCTAACCCGCCACTAGCGGACAGCCTTGCCTCGATATACTCTTCGGCCTTTATTGTAAGTTGTTTCACGTCTTCCATACCGTTTGCAATCTCTTCTCTGAAAGCATCGTCTAGCAGTCCAAAGTAAATACCGCCAACTATTCTCTCGGTTCTCTGCTTGTTCTTTAATGTGTCTAGGAAGTCGTCTAAGTATGTATCAACTGTATCCTGGTCAAACCTCGGCATCGTATTCATTTAGTTTTTACGGTAACAGCCTCTAACTGCTACTTACTGTATATATCAATTACGGCATCCCTTCTAGCGAATAAACGTTTCTGATTCCACATAATGTATTACATCCTAACTCAATAATACTTAACCATTAATTGATTCCGATGAGAAAGCTTCTCTACATTTCAACCCTTGTATGGCTAACCGTTGCAGGCTGTAAAGAGACCGAGGTGGTGCCGAAGCAAAGCCAAGATTTGCCGCTAAGCGAGCATCTCACCCTAGGCAACCCAAGCAACGCCACCACAGATGAGAGCAACTTCAACAACTTCTTAATGGAAAAGCCACAGTATGCGCTCTCCTACAGCCGAGACCGAGGCACCCCAAACTGGGTGAGTTGGCACCTTACCCAAGATTGGATTGGAAGCGCAGCACGCCAGGACGACTTCAGACCTGACAACACCCTGCCAACTGGGTGGTACAGGGTGACGGCAAGTAGTTACACTGGAAGCGGGTTTGACCGTGGCCACAACACTCCCTCGGCCGATAGAACCAAATCGGTAGCAGACAACTCGGCCACCTTTCTAATGACCAATATGCTGCCACAAGCCCCGAATAATAATCAACAAACCTGGGCTAGACTAGAAGACTACACAAGAGATTTAGTACAAGCGGGCAATGAGGTATATGTCATCATGGGTAATTATGGAACTGGCGGCACTGGTAGTAATGGCACAAAAAGCACCATTGACAACGGGCGGGTAACGGTGCCGAGCCAGATATGGAAGGTGATACTGGTTCTGCCTATGGGCAATGATGATACCAATAGAGTGACTACTAGCACGAGGGTGATAGCAGTTAACACCCCAAACATTAATACTATCAATTCATCTTGGGGCATTTACAGGACGTCCGTTGATGAGATTGAGAAAGCAACGGGCTATGACCTTCTAAGCCGCCTACCAGACGACATCGAGGCTTTTTTGGAAAGCAAGGTGGACACTGGGCCAACGCAGTAAGTTGATGAGTTAAAAAACTTAAATAAATTAATCATTTATATTCAAAAAATTAATTTTATACTATTTATAATAAATCAATAAGATGAAAAAGAAAAACAAATATCAACATCAAGGAAAATATAAATACGACCAACTTAAGTCTAGTTTCAAGCCATACAAAGAACTTAAATGTTATTCATTTAATAAAAAGAATAATAAAGCGGACTTTGACCAGATAACCTCTTTGTTGCCACAAAATTTTATAACAAAGGAGGAAGTACAATCTATTGACATGATTTATTCAGGTTCAACGAATAACTTAGGCAAATCTGAGCTTTACATTACTCTTGTGGTGGGACGGATTGACAAACAGATGTTTGATTATGATGTGTTTAATATAGGTTCAGATAATTCTAGTGGTGACACATATTCAATAATGCAAGCTTATCATTTTAAAGATGAAAATGGAATAAGATTAACGGAAAATTACACAACACAAAGCCTCAACGACATTAATGACATGAAGAATGAACTATATAAGAATTATCTGACTGGTAGAACAGAATCATATTCAATTGAGGAATATGAAAAGGAGAATAGGAATTTCTTAGAGGCTCATCACCAATCTTTTAAGGAAGTAAACTCACAAAAGGGGAAAAACGATGTATAACATTTTATAAACAACGTACTAGACCGTTGAATGCAAAATGGTGTATACACTTTACCAATGAATATGATACCATTTTTTCACAAACCAATCCATGGGTTATAAAATCAAGGCAGAGTGCGGATGTGGGCTAGAATCCAAGAAAATATACCAGGGAATCGGATTCAACTACTTTACCACCAGGGTAAGGCTAGAGCCTGCTTACTGTGACCATTGTGGCATCGTGGTAGGTAGCGATATGAGCAAGACCGAGTCTAAATGCCCCAATTGCGCCAGGGATACGAAATACTATTTCGAGGGTATGGAAGACCAATTCGGTGGTGATTCGGACTTCCCGCCTTCAGACTACCTTCAATCCAAAGATTTCTGGCACTGCCCGAAATGCAAAAAGGAAACGCTTCAATTCGCTAGGCTAGGACTCTGGGATTAACTAAGGATACATTTAAGCGATTCTAATACCCGCCACCGCCAATAATTTATTGATGGTAGCCACGAACTCCTTAAAGTTGTCTGGGTAAGAATTAGAACCGTATGATTTGATATTGAAACCTACTCCTTTTGCTTTCAACTCCCACTGCGTGCCATCGCAGATGAAATTATCATAGTATCTCTTCTGCCATGCGCAGGTTTTAAGAAATACAAGCACCATCTCCCAGTCTTTGCTTCCGTCCACGTTAACGAACTTATCATTTTCAGATGGAACGCCCATATACTCTGAACAGCGAAGCATGGAGCCTTCAAGCTTCAGTCTATACGTATCTCGGCCGTAGCCACCGAGGTAGAAGTCAAATGTCATATTCAGCCATAGTTCAACTAGAAAAATTTTACTTTTTGACTAAAACTTGACCAAAATAAAAACAAAAAAGCCCTAAACCGCTATCTAACAGCTATTTAGGGCTTCCTATATGCGGAGAGGGAGGGATTCGAACCCTCGATACCGTTACCAGTATACACACTTTCCAGGCGTGCTCGTTCGACCACTCTGACACCTCTCCGGTTAACAGGTTGCAAAGAAAGGCAGAAGCTAACGCTTTTGCAAGCGCATGCCTGTTTTTCCCCGCTTTTCTAACCTCTAAAAGTAAGTTCTCCCCTAATATTGGTTTGTAATTGCTTCTTAGTTTCCTCAATGGACAGTTTTTGTCCTAAGACAAACATCATTTTGGTGATAGCCGCCTCGGTGGTCATATCCGTTCCTCCTACTACTCCCATCTGGCGCAAGTACAAACTAGTCTCGTATTGGCCTTGGCGTACTTCTCCCTCTTCGCATTGAGACACATTCAGGATTACTATACCACGGTCTACCGCTTCTTGTAAAAGCTTTAAGAACCAAGGATAGGTGGGTGCATTGCCAGACCCGAAGGTTTCTAAAACCAACCCTTTCAAGCCTTCGCTTTGCAATACGGCTTTTACCACGGCAGGACTTATGCCCGGGAATAGTTTCAAAACGGCTACTTGCTCCTCTAAAGCCTGGTATACTTTTAAGGGAGCCTC contains the following coding sequences:
- a CDS encoding DNA/RNA non-specific endonuclease codes for the protein MRKLLYISTLVWLTVAGCKETEVVPKQSQDLPLSEHLTLGNPSNATTDESNFNNFLMEKPQYALSYSRDRGTPNWVSWHLTQDWIGSAARQDDFRPDNTLPTGWYRVTASSYTGSGFDRGHNTPSADRTKSVADNSATFLMTNMLPQAPNNNQQTWARLEDYTRDLVQAGNEVYVIMGNYGTGGTGSNGTKSTIDNGRVTVPSQIWKVILVLPMGNDDTNRVTTSTRVIAVNTPNINTINSSWGIYRTSVDEIEKATGYDLLSRLPDDIEAFLESKVDTGPTQ
- a CDS encoding phospholipase D-like domain-containing protein — translated: MKILQPHRISTEILDIIYEAKQYLIIVSPYVNFKYWESIASALSNANKRGVRIDFFVRNEPDNSASWEQVESLGIIPRLVSNLHAKFYFNEKNGVISSMNLLSSSNSNSIEIGCKLETMEELDELKRFVKDYVTTNEVKEKPSEDDLYVSKEKFLTVLENYLSNDTKSRSSAYFKNGAIHIKACSNSITMTMDKVKNKVYLDAILSQDEAEMYNSEQSKYLTPGYFVYQFNKGGNGYHNTVGAWSQARLSNSYLENLRVEEKKQLIYEISEFVKNVTKLKDACYAAYKASKAKPSLEINPIKISSED
- a CDS encoding DUF262 domain-containing protein translates to MNPDNTFSIAAKTCTLKHNSQEGHSTIFNSGVKYVIPIYQRPYSWKEEQIAKFLGDLLTSFWGVDGNSSEEPMFIGTMQLSANNGSGKQDIIDGQQRLTTFLILLKVLKSEFPDCGELADMDFDWLSTQVSKPTQQYYLDAFIAADLKASGDSQNPYFRNAMLMKNILMDEKTNFSNIDIDKFTKHLLSNVYFVVIETRAGLSKTLQIFNAINTTGLDLNGGDIFKIRMYEYLTDKKGQDESAFERINHLYHKIDDYNSKLNADIININEVLRIYQYILVARHGLPTTLYYQGVETFYEGLFDTVFNINHWDHFKNNISTLELSLEDLEQIIDVRYAWEKQWRSKEGFTAEDACAMHFIWSSRYTRYWNLVLVYLHKYRGTENESDNLLLFIRQLSKVFTIYSIRYQKIKSDIFYGFMHKVIDALVNKPFEETMAIINSKIGKEKDHNPGGWYDLNHFLSERLTDNPRRKGIICRLSAMLEEDYKSTQKEQINAIRKRLFESKIDIEHIQSYHDSNGELRQEIWDEWKHNINSLGNLMVLEQSINRSISNKPYEVKIQGYPTSSFSIVKNHSTLYGEWGLDKCLERKEKEKNKILNYLFN
- a CDS encoding site-specific DNA-methyltransferase, with amino-acid sequence MEDNSVDLVLIDLPFGTTRAKWDIPLDLDKLWSELIRVTKSNSAILMFSQAPYDKVLASSNMKMFRYEIIWSKTHATGHLNAMKMPMKSHENILVFYKKLPVYNPQKTYGHKLKTVKAESRKTAETTIYNKHDKHIDYASTERYPRSVVRFASDRQKLSLHETQKPIDLLEYFIRTYTNEGALVLDTCSGSGSLAAACINTNRRFICMEKDENFHRLSVERIEQMPTSIQK
- a CDS encoding HNH endonuclease, with protein sequence MEATETLIENYGILASMSWNSNKWAGDPSKEDLGRSKYTYVQNKLHTHESLNFGHEIYPSEEDGYYIGYTPMLRKPPAFDKSSSVKIIFLSSSDYKNSNRKLIIGFYGNPEFGQEFPRLSKHRLFRKYDGGNIKALPEDIIYFDKPLVISNESVAKEGLLPEGKLISQRGFNYLNSDNVYTILLQAQSLNQQNHKLNAYVKNYPIRVAETKEQATSEDYYNAISDADADTLKGILELEKKMAKQTPEVRQRIASFIERGAISSKVKKLTGYKCLICDSLKENPYSFKKPNGDFYIETHHVEQVSTLNKGVLGINNLITVCANHHRQLHYGDSLLVERTATSFKFKIDGKTIKIDAIKIP